From the Bacillus tuaregi genome, one window contains:
- a CDS encoding NAD-dependent succinate-semialdehyde dehydrogenase: protein MYIDGQWVGNEYELFTEVANPATREVIGAVPTGGALEAKQAVDAAYVAFKNWSKKTAEERYRILMKWYQLIEVNKNEIARIMTTEQGKPLHEALGEVQYANSFISWYAEEGKRIYGETIPASHPNKRIIVRKEPVGVVAAITPWNFPAAMITRKVAPALAAGCTCVVKPANQTPLTALKLAELAHEAGIPRGVINVITGKSAEIGDVWLKDARVTKITFTGSTEVGKTLMRGAANHVKKVSLELGGNAPFIVMDDANLDKAAEGLIQSKFRNAGQTCICTNRIYVQEAVAEEFIRIFQERLEKLKVGNGLAEGTTIGPLIDRAAFDKVTGLVNDVVDKGGKIAYSGKKPIDEEGFYHEPMILTGINEDMECMQDEIFGPLAPIATFKTEEEVIERANNSRYGLAAYIFTENLSRAFRMSEEIEYGIVGLNDGLPSTAQAPFGGFKESGLGREGGHFGIEEFLEIKYISIALSEG, encoded by the coding sequence ATGTATATTGATGGACAATGGGTTGGTAATGAGTATGAGCTATTTACAGAAGTGGCAAATCCTGCAACAAGGGAAGTAATCGGTGCGGTGCCTACTGGCGGAGCACTAGAAGCAAAACAAGCGGTGGATGCCGCTTATGTGGCCTTTAAGAACTGGTCAAAAAAGACCGCTGAAGAACGCTATCGAATCCTGATGAAATGGTATCAATTAATAGAAGTAAACAAGAATGAAATAGCGAGAATTATGACAACAGAGCAGGGAAAACCATTACATGAAGCATTGGGAGAAGTACAATATGCAAACAGCTTTATTTCCTGGTATGCCGAAGAAGGAAAGCGTATTTACGGGGAAACGATTCCAGCTTCACATCCGAATAAAAGAATTATTGTGCGCAAAGAACCAGTTGGCGTTGTGGCAGCCATTACACCATGGAATTTTCCAGCAGCGATGATTACAAGAAAAGTGGCTCCAGCTCTCGCAGCAGGTTGTACATGTGTCGTCAAGCCTGCCAATCAAACACCATTAACCGCTCTAAAATTAGCAGAGCTTGCTCATGAAGCGGGAATTCCAAGAGGTGTAATCAACGTGATTACAGGTAAATCAGCAGAGATAGGTGATGTTTGGCTGAAGGATGCACGGGTGACAAAAATAACTTTCACTGGTTCAACAGAGGTTGGCAAAACATTGATGCGTGGTGCGGCCAATCATGTGAAAAAGGTCAGCTTGGAGCTAGGCGGAAATGCGCCATTTATTGTTATGGACGATGCGAATTTAGATAAAGCGGCTGAAGGCTTAATTCAGTCTAAGTTTCGTAATGCGGGCCAGACCTGTATTTGCACCAATCGCATTTATGTACAAGAAGCAGTTGCAGAGGAATTCATTCGGATTTTCCAGGAAAGATTAGAAAAACTAAAGGTTGGTAATGGGCTAGCAGAGGGGACTACTATTGGGCCATTAATTGATCGTGCAGCATTTGATAAAGTAACAGGTTTAGTAAATGACGTGGTTGATAAAGGTGGAAAGATTGCATACTCAGGGAAGAAGCCTATAGATGAAGAAGGTTTTTATCATGAACCAATGATATTAACCGGTATTAATGAGGATATGGAATGTATGCAGGATGAAATTTTTGGTCCGTTGGCTCCGATTGCAACGTTTAAAACAGAAGAGGAAGTAATAGAAAGGGCTAATAATTCCCGCTATGGATTAGCTGCCTATATTTTCACAGAAAACCTTAGCCGAGCTTTTCGCATGAGCGAAGAGATTGAGTATGGAATCGTTGGCTTGAATGATGGTCTCCCATCAACGGCTCAAGCACCGTTTGGAGGCTTTAAAGAAAGCGGTCTTGGCAGAGAGGGCGGACATTTCGGAATTGAAGAGTTTTTAGAAATAAAATATATTTCAATTGCTTTAAGTGAAGGGTAA
- the lhgO gene encoding L-2-hydroxyglutarate oxidase, translating to MYDFAIVGGGIVGLSTGMAIYDRFPNANIVVIEKESRVAEHQTGHNSGVIHSGIYYKPGSFKARFARQGSQSMTEFCQVHGIDHDICGKVIVATKAEEMPLLENLYTRGLENELAITKIGQDELKEIEPHVKGLGAIRVPQAGIVNYRQVSEKFAEIIKEHGGEIKLNTKVEKIYEDSDSVTIETNRGALKANMVINCAGLHSDRVAAAAGYKTDMKILPFRGEYFKLKPEKRYLVKNLIYPVPNPKFPFLGVHFTRMISGEVDAGPNAVLSFKREGYKKTDFNAKDLAEALSYGGLWKMAGKFAKEGLDEYVRSFSKKQFTKSLQQLIPEIQEDDLIPAPAGVRAQALKDDGNMVDDFHIIMGRRSIHVCNAPSPAATASIEIGKEVVRRIPVQTHLKEAVLS from the coding sequence ATGTATGATTTTGCGATTGTTGGTGGAGGTATAGTCGGTTTATCAACGGGAATGGCCATTTACGACCGATTTCCAAATGCAAATATAGTGGTGATTGAAAAGGAATCTAGAGTAGCAGAGCATCAAACAGGTCATAATAGCGGGGTAATCCACTCCGGCATCTACTATAAGCCTGGCAGCTTTAAGGCTAGATTTGCTCGTCAAGGTAGCCAATCGATGACAGAATTCTGTCAAGTACATGGCATTGATCATGATATATGTGGAAAAGTCATTGTTGCGACAAAGGCAGAGGAAATGCCGTTATTAGAGAATCTGTATACACGTGGACTGGAAAACGAGCTCGCGATTACGAAAATTGGCCAGGATGAATTAAAGGAAATTGAACCGCATGTTAAAGGGCTTGGAGCGATCCGAGTTCCTCAGGCAGGCATCGTAAATTATCGTCAAGTGAGTGAAAAGTTTGCTGAGATTATAAAAGAACATGGCGGAGAAATTAAATTAAATACGAAGGTTGAAAAAATATATGAAGACTCTGATAGTGTAACAATTGAAACGAATCGTGGAGCATTGAAAGCCAATATGGTCATTAATTGTGCCGGCTTGCATAGTGATCGTGTTGCGGCGGCGGCAGGATATAAAACAGATATGAAGATTTTACCCTTCCGCGGAGAATATTTTAAATTAAAGCCGGAAAAGCGCTACTTAGTCAAAAATCTAATCTACCCTGTGCCTAATCCAAAGTTTCCATTTTTGGGAGTCCATTTTACTCGGATGATTAGCGGAGAAGTGGATGCAGGTCCAAATGCCGTGCTTAGCTTTAAACGCGAAGGCTATAAGAAAACGGACTTTAATGCAAAGGATTTAGCTGAAGCCTTAAGCTATGGCGGTTTGTGGAAAATGGCTGGGAAATTTGCGAAAGAGGGACTTGATGAATATGTCCGTTCCTTTAGCAAAAAACAATTTACCAAAAGTCTGCAGCAGTTAATTCCAGAAATTCAAGAGGATGATTTAATCCCTGCGCCTGCTGGTGTCCGTGCCCAAGCATTAAAGGATGATGGTAATATGGTGGATGATTTCCATATCATTATGGGAAGACGCTCCATCCATGTGTGTAATGCGCCGTCACCCGCAGCGACTGCTTCTATTGAGATTGGAAAAGAAGTGGTAAGAAGAATTCCAGTTCAAACACATTTAAAGGAAGCTGTACTTAGTTAA
- a CDS encoding DUF3870 domain-containing protein, producing the protein MFNGKTIFIAGHARLPQGMAAKSVFETLTITAEVDKKYGVVLEASCTLATEHGREFIGQLLKGTSLKDGVEDVIEAIQTYYRGKATNALVAALKDLDQHFQQLNSLGAAK; encoded by the coding sequence ATGTTCAATGGGAAAACAATTTTTATTGCTGGTCATGCCCGTCTACCGCAGGGAATGGCTGCAAAAAGTGTATTTGAAACGTTAACGATTACTGCCGAGGTAGATAAAAAATATGGTGTTGTACTGGAGGCCTCTTGTACACTTGCAACCGAGCATGGAAGAGAATTTATTGGCCAGCTGTTAAAAGGCACAAGCTTGAAGGATGGAGTAGAAGACGTGATTGAAGCGATTCAAACCTATTACCGTGGAAAGGCAACGAATGCACTAGTTGCTGCTCTAAAGGATTTGGATCAGCATTTTCAGCAATTAAACTCTCTCGGTGCAGCTAAATAA